GAACGGAAGCTCGTACTTCTTCCGGAACTTGGCGTGTGACTTCGCCGAGTCCGGTGAGATGCCGAGGATCACGGCCTTCGCGCGTTTGAACCGAGGAAAGAGATCGCGAAACTCGCACGACTCCATGGTGCAGCCCGAGGTGTCGTCCTTGGGGTAGAAGTACAGCACGACCCACTGACCTCGCAGGCTTTTGAGCGCGACCCGCTCGCCGGTGTCGGTTTCGAGATCAAACGCGGGTGCCAACTTCCCAACTTTCACGCTCGTGGTCACATCATCCTCAGG
The genomic region above belongs to Gemmatimonadota bacterium and contains:
- the bcp gene encoding thioredoxin-dependent thiol peroxidase; translated protein: MTTSVKVGKLAPAFDLETDTGERVALKSLRGQWVVLYFYPKDDTSGCTMESCEFRDLFPRFKRAKAVILGISPDSAKSHAKFRKKYELPFTLLVDEGHALAEQFGIWVEKLFYGRKYWGVQRTTVIIGPDGKVKQLFEKVNPDGHAAEVQAALKLLTAASSQ